From the genome of Papaver somniferum cultivar HN1 chromosome 2, ASM357369v1, whole genome shotgun sequence, one region includes:
- the LOC113351054 gene encoding proline-rich receptor-like protein kinase PERK2, protein MGTNKIFIVLSLIIAFSSANIKFSSAARQLLQTSNTLPAIPTIPNGPTVLPTMPNIPNFSLPPPLSRTQNFPTTAVPSSVAPIFPDTFSFLSPPPPFRVTSSTSP, encoded by the coding sequence atgggtactaacaaaatctTCATCGTGTTGTCTTTAATCATTGCATTTTCATCAGCAAACATCAAGTTCAGCTCCGCGGCTCGTCAACTTTTGCAAACATCAAACACACTACCTGCTATTCCCACAATTCCAAATGGTCCGACTGTACTGCCTACAATGCCTAACATTCCAAATTTCTCATTGCCTCCTCCATTGTCTAGAACTCAGAACTTTCCAACAACTGCCGTTCCTTCATCAGTTGCACCTATATTCCCTGATACATTTAGTTTCCTGAGCCCTCCTCCTCCTTTTAGAGTAACAAGCAGTACTAGTCCTTGA
- the LOC113347692 gene encoding uncharacterized protein LOC113347692 isoform X1, producing the protein MEVLRSKHNNSGFELVNDRIARAANLLAQETFALLLQVLWDFLHLVIIVWHVILRTTLTLHSYLISSGLLKKYKTLDLTNLRYLAIVVEDEEAYDVARIVKLLQWLSQIRVKRICLYDRAGLLKECKKVILQELDAREWENDVKRIDLDQDQMTLEFASLSDGKAGIAKASSLLCSKYLKIDSSDGNQHKSTIFTESDLTEALREVGHYGPKPSLLLTYGAVRCHLGFPAWRTPYTEIVHMGPLKSMKYGALLKSIEEFTRVKQNYAFIDFECLYIFTMTLILHSCSFLFYHMQMTEFCKEQSSIILNQAKILVCRNSKRDNICVYDIVIGI; encoded by the exons ATGGAAGTACTAAGAAGCAAACACAACAATAGCGG GTTTGAACTTGTAAATGATAGAATCGCAAGAGCTGCAAATCTACTTGCTCAA GAAACTTTTGCCTTATTGCTTCAAGTACTTTGGGATTTTCTCCACCTTGTGATTATTGTTTGGCATGTAATTCTGAGGACAACCCTTACACTTCATAGCTACTTAATATCAAGCGGGCTGCTTAAGAAGTATAAAACTCTTGATTTAACCAATCTACGGTACCTAGCCATTGTagtagaagatgaagaagctTATGATGTAGCAAGAATCGTAAAGCTTTTACAGTGGTTATCACAGATTAGAGTGAAGCGCATCTGTCTTTATGATAGGGCTG GTCTGTTGAAGGAGTGCAAGAAAGTCATTTTGCAGGAACTTGATGCAAGAGAATGG GAAAATGATGTAAAGAGAATCGATCTTGATCAGGATCAAATGACTCTAGAGTTTGCTTCATTATCTGATGGGAAAGCAGGAATAGCTAAAGCGAGTAGTCTTCTCTGTTCGAAATACTTGAAAATTGATAGTTCGGATGGAAATCAACATAAGTCGACAATCTTCACAGAATCCGACTTGACAGAGGCTTTGCGAGAAGTTG GTCATTATGGGCCAAAACCCAGTCTGCTACTGACATATGGAGCTGTTAGGTGCCACCTAGGCTTTCCTGCGTGGAGAACGCCATATACCGAGATTGT GCACATGGGGCCACTAAAATCCATGAAATATGGAGCACTACTTAAATCCATTGAAGAATTCACCAGGGTTAAACAAAATTACG CTTTTATAGACTTCGAATGTCTGTATATCTTCACAATGACACTCATCTTACATTCTTGCTCATTCCTCTTTTATCACATGCAAATGACGGAGTTTTGCAAAGAACAGTCTTCCATTATATTAAATCAGGCCAAAATTCTGGTTTGTAGAAATTCTAAAAGGGACAACATATGTGTATATGATATAGTTATTGGCATCTGA
- the LOC113347692 gene encoding uncharacterized protein LOC113347692 isoform X2 — protein MEVLRSKHNNSGFELVNDRIARAANLLAQETFALLLQVLWDFLHLVIIVWHVILRTTLTLHSYLISSGLLKKYKTLDLTNLRYLAIVVEDEEAYDVARIVKLLQWLSQIRVKRICLYDRAGLLKECKKVILQELDAREWENDVKRIDLDQDQMTLEFASLSDGKAGIAKASSLLCSKYLKIDSSDGNQHKSTIFTESDLTEALREVGHYGPKPSLLLTYGAVRCHLGFPAWRTPYTEIVHMGPLKSMKYGALLKSIEEFTRVKQNYGA, from the exons ATGGAAGTACTAAGAAGCAAACACAACAATAGCGG GTTTGAACTTGTAAATGATAGAATCGCAAGAGCTGCAAATCTACTTGCTCAA GAAACTTTTGCCTTATTGCTTCAAGTACTTTGGGATTTTCTCCACCTTGTGATTATTGTTTGGCATGTAATTCTGAGGACAACCCTTACACTTCATAGCTACTTAATATCAAGCGGGCTGCTTAAGAAGTATAAAACTCTTGATTTAACCAATCTACGGTACCTAGCCATTGTagtagaagatgaagaagctTATGATGTAGCAAGAATCGTAAAGCTTTTACAGTGGTTATCACAGATTAGAGTGAAGCGCATCTGTCTTTATGATAGGGCTG GTCTGTTGAAGGAGTGCAAGAAAGTCATTTTGCAGGAACTTGATGCAAGAGAATGG GAAAATGATGTAAAGAGAATCGATCTTGATCAGGATCAAATGACTCTAGAGTTTGCTTCATTATCTGATGGGAAAGCAGGAATAGCTAAAGCGAGTAGTCTTCTCTGTTCGAAATACTTGAAAATTGATAGTTCGGATGGAAATCAACATAAGTCGACAATCTTCACAGAATCCGACTTGACAGAGGCTTTGCGAGAAGTTG GTCATTATGGGCCAAAACCCAGTCTGCTACTGACATATGGAGCTGTTAGGTGCCACCTAGGCTTTCCTGCGTGGAGAACGCCATATACCGAGATTGT GCACATGGGGCCACTAAAATCCATGAAATATGGAGCACTACTTAAATCCATTGAAGAATTCACCAGGGTTAAACAAAATTACG GTGCATGA
- the LOC113347693 gene encoding gibberellin-regulated protein 9-like: protein MHTMKLLSSILLIFLFLQVFADASFLEPLSSDSVDNVKETGDIADSHKTHHHKKNHHHHKKIHHYHKQPKINCKFACSKRCMKSSRKNVCSRACGTCCERCHCVPPGTYGNTKVCPCYAKLKTHGNKAKCP, encoded by the exons ATGCATACCATGAAGCTCCTTTCGTCTATACTTCTCATCTTCCTTTTTCTACAG GTTTTTGCGGATGCATCATTTCTTGAACCTCTCTCTTCTGATTCTGTGGATAAT GTGAAGGAGACTGGCGACATTGCTGATAGTCACAAGACTCATCACCACAAAAAAAATCACCATCaccacaaaaaaattcaccattatCATAAGCAGCCGAAAATCA ATTGCAAATTTGCATGCTCAAAGAGATGCATGAAATCGTCGCGAAAGAATGTATGCAGTAGAGCTTGTGGAACATGTTGTGAACGATGCCACTGTGTTCCACCAGGTACCTATGGGAACACAAAAGTATGCCCTTGCTATGCAAAGCTCAAAACTcatggaaacaaagccaaatgcCCTTGA
- the LOC113347694 gene encoding acyl-coenzyme A thioesterase 13-like — translation MELEAVKKLLERTSSEGEEMYDLPGSLFDPLIIQGIKVDLIEPGRIICSMKVPPRLLNSGNFLHGGATASLVDIIGSAAIFTSGAKTSGVSVEINISYLDSAYLDEEIEIESKVLRVGKAVGVVTVEIRKKKTGKIVAQGRHTKYLAVSSKL, via the exons ATGGAGTTGGAAGCAGTGAAGAAGTTGTTGGAGAGAACATCATCAGAAGGGGAGGAAATGTATGACTTACCAGGCTCATTATTCGACCCTCTAATCATTCAAGGAATCAAAGTTGATCTTATTGAACCAGGTCGAATTATTTGCTCCATGAAAGTCCCTCCCCGTCTCCTT AACTCTGGTAATTTCCTTCACGGTGGAGCAACTGCATCTCTCGTTGATATAATTGGGTCTGCTGCAATTTTCACATCTGGTGCTAAAACAAGTGGTGTTTCTGTTGAAATCAACATCTCTTACTTGGATTCTGCTTATCTTGAT GAAGAAATTGAGATTGAATCGAAGGTTTTACGGGTTGGAAAAGCAGTTGGAGTTGTCACAGTGgagataaggaagaaaaaaacTGGGAAGATTGTTGCTCAGGGGCGCCATACCAAATATCTTGCTGTCTCTAGTAAACTCTGA